A region from the Desulfitobacterium dehalogenans ATCC 51507 genome encodes:
- a CDS encoding ATP-binding cassette domain-containing protein produces the protein MSVILGYEIHKTYGKVQALRDLSFAIEENTITGLIGRNGAGKTTLLKMIAGYLKPTQGKLRVFAQSPFDNLDVTGKIVFVDETMTFPDSFNLKDILKEVAVFYPHWNSQIAQGLLEYFRLNPRQRHSHLSKGSKSIFNAILGIAARCPLTLMDEPTTGMDSAVRKDFYRAVLKDYLEHPRTMILSSHLLGELEDILEDILLLDQGSLLMHKPTLDMKQYALGFRGSAEVLQDNLLNRLNEEAILHREEFAKGSLSLVVKTEALPEDIENIRSRDVEIFPVALDDLCNYLTAPGKGGIDDVYKRD, from the coding sequence ATGAGTGTCATCTTGGGATATGAGATTCATAAGACCTATGGTAAAGTTCAAGCCCTGCGGGATCTATCTTTCGCCATAGAAGAGAACACCATCACCGGTTTGATCGGCAGGAATGGTGCGGGAAAAACCACTTTATTAAAAATGATAGCGGGCTATCTTAAGCCTACCCAAGGAAAACTGAGGGTGTTTGCCCAAAGCCCCTTCGATAACCTGGATGTTACCGGGAAAATCGTTTTCGTGGATGAAACCATGACTTTTCCCGATTCCTTTAATCTGAAGGATATCCTGAAGGAAGTGGCCGTGTTTTACCCTCATTGGAATAGTCAAATAGCCCAGGGCCTGTTGGAGTATTTTCGCCTTAATCCCCGGCAACGGCACAGCCATTTATCCAAAGGGAGCAAAAGCATCTTTAATGCCATCCTGGGCATTGCCGCACGGTGTCCCCTCACCCTTATGGATGAGCCTACCACAGGCATGGATTCAGCGGTGCGCAAGGATTTTTACCGGGCCGTGCTCAAGGATTATCTGGAGCATCCCCGAACCATGATTCTATCCAGTCATTTGCTTGGGGAGCTGGAGGATATTTTGGAGGATATACTTCTCCTCGATCAGGGAAGCCTGCTGATGCATAAGCCTACCCTGGATATGAAGCAGTATGCCCTGGGGTTCCGGGGGAGCGCTGAGGTTCTTCAGGATAATCTGCTGAACAGGCTTAATGAGGAAGCCATCCTTCATCGGGAGGAGTTTGCCAAAGGAAGTCTCAGCCTGGTGGTCAAGACCGAGGCACTTCCGGAGGATATTGAGAACATCCGTTCCAGGGATGTGGAAATTTTTCCGGTAGCTCTGGATGATCTCTGTAATTATCTCACCGCTCCAGGGAAAGGAGGAATAGATGATGTCTATAAGCGGGATTAA